Below is a genomic region from Gemmatimonadota bacterium.
TCGTCGAAGAGGGTATCGGCGTAGGCCATGGGGTCCTATACTTCGTCCAGCAGGTTCTCCACGATGTAGTCCCTGCGCTCGGGCGTGTTCTTGCCCATGTAGAAGGTGAGGGTTTCCGGTATGCTGTGGATGGAACGGACGTTGACCTTCACGAGCCGCATGTCGGCACCGATGAACTGGCCGAACTCGCCGGGCGAGATCTCGCCCAGTCCCTTGAACCGGGTCACTTCCGCCCCTCGAATCCGGTCCAGGGCCGCGTTCCGCTCCTTTTCGCTGTAGCAGTAGACGGTTTCCTTCGTGTTGCGCACCCGGAATAGCGGCGTTTCGAGGATGTGGACGTGGCCGGCGAGCACCATTTCCTCGAAGTAGCTCAGGAAGAAGGTCATCAGGAGATTGCGGATATGGTAGCCGTCGTAATCGGCGTCGGTCGCGATGATCACCTTGTTGAACCGCAGGTTCGATAACCCTTCCTCGATGCCGAGAGCCATCATGAGATTGTAGAGCTCCTCGTTCTTGTAGATGGCCGCCCGCGTACGGGAGAAGACGTTCAGCGGCACGCCCTTGAGTCCGAAGATCGCCTGGGTCAGCGGGTCCCGCGCCGAGACCATCGAACCGGCGGCCGAAGGCCCCTCGGTGATGAAGATCGAGGAATCCTCCCCGAACTTCGCGTGATCGTAGTGGTACTTGCAGTCCTTGAAATTGGGGATCTTGATGGCGATGCGCCGGGCCGCCTCGCGGGCTTCCTTCTTGACCGCGTTCAGTTCCTTCCGCAGACGTTCGTTCTGGGTGATCTTCTCCTGGATTCTCTGGGCGGACTCCTGGTTCTTGTGCAGGAAGTCCACCACGGCGCTGCGGATCTCCGAAACGAGCCAGCCCCGGATCTCGGTATTGCCCAGCTTGTTCTTGGTCTGGGATTCGAAAATGGGTTCCTTCAGCTTGATGGCGATAGCGCCCGCGATGGACTCACGAACGTCCACCCCACCGTAGCTCTTCTTGAAGTACTCGTTGACGCCCTTGAGGATGCCCTCGCGGAACGCGCTTTGGTGGGACCCGCCGTCCGCGGTGTACTGGCCGTTCACGAAGGAGAAGAGGGTCTCGCCGTAGTTGGTGGTGTGCGTGAAGGAGAATTCGATATACTGGCTCTTGTGGTACGAGGGCTCGTAGAGGACGTTCTCGCCCACCTCGGCTTTCAGGAAGTCCAGCAGTCCGTACCTGGAAACGAAGCGCTTCTTGTTGAAGACCAGGCGGAGGCCGCTGTTCAGGCAGGCGTAGTTCCACATGCGGCGCTCGACGTAATCCGGCTGGAAGGCGTATTCCCCGAAGATCTCCTCGTCGGGCAGGAACTCGACAAAGGTGCCGTCCGGCTCGTCCGCGGCGCCCTCGTTCTGCCCCTGCAGTTGTCCCCGCTCGTACACCGCCTCCGCGTAGCGCCCGTCCCTGTAGGCCACGACGCGGAAATCGACGGAAAGAGCGTTGACCGCCTTGGCGCCCACGCCGTTCAGTCCTACGCTGAACTGGAAGACCTCGTCGTTGTACTTGGCGCCCGTGTTGATGATCGAAGTGCACTCCACGACCTTGCCGAGGGGAATCCCGCGGCCGAAGTCGCGGACGCGGACGCGGTTGTCCTCGATGGACACGTCGATCTGCCGGCCGTGGCCCATGATGAACTCGTCCACGGCGTTGTCGATCACTTCCTTGAGGAGGACGTAGATGCCGTCTTCGGGGTCGCTGCCGCTTCCGAGCCGGCCGATATACATGCCGGTACGGAGCCGGATGTGTTCCAGCGACGAGAGGGTCTTGACCTTGCTTTCATCGTAGACGGCGGCGTCCGTAGCGGCCGCGGTGTCCGAAGCGTCCGCAGAGTCCGCGGCGGCCGGAGATCCGTTGCCGTCGGCGGGCCGTGCGGACGAAGATCCATTGCCGTCGGCGGGCTTTGCGGCCGGTGGTCCATTGCCTTCATCCGGTTGCGCGCCGTTTTCCGATTCGACCGGTTTCCGGTTGGTCTCGGCACCGCTGCCGCGCGAACCGTTCCCGTTGCCGGACCGGCCGTTCGCCCCTTCTTCCCGCGGCGTAAGCAGGTCGAGCTGGGTGTGCTGGTCCTCTCCGTTTCTCGAACCGTTCCGGGTCGCCATGGGTCCTTTCCCGATAGCAGATGACTGCGGCAACATGCATATCATGCCGCATCGCCATTAGAACATGTCGTGTCAGGCCATGCAGTTAGCACAATATATGGCCGTATGTCGCGCGTGTCAATATACGCTGTATGGCCGTATGCCGCGCGTGACAATATACGCTACGTCTGTTTGGTAATTTGTCAAGGAAATCCATACCCGCGTGGGTACTATTGCGCATGCCGGCCTGTGATTGGACCGGGGCGCGCAGGCCGGACGCCCCGGGACCCACTGCCGACGCCCCGGGACCCACTGCCGGACGCCCCGGGACCCACTGCCGGACGTCCCGGGACCCACTGCCGGACGTCCTAGGACCCGGCGCCGTCCGACTTCAGGATGTTCCGTGAGATGACGATCTTCTGGGCTTCGGAGGTGCCTTCGTAGAGGGTGGTGATCCGCGCGTCGCGGTAGAAGCGTTCCACGTCGAAGTCGCGGATGTAGCCGTAACCGCCGTGGATCTGAATGGCTTCGTTCGTGATCCGTATCGAGGCCTCGGAAGCGTACAGCTTGGCCATGGACGACGCCGTGATGTAGTCCTGCCCGGCGTCCTTGAGCCACGCGGCCCGGTAGGTCAGAAGGCGGGCTGCCTCGAGTTCGGTCGCCATTTCCGCCAGCTTGAAGGCGATCGCCTGAAACTCGGCGATGGGCTTGCCGAACTGGGTCCGTTCCTTCGCGTACCGCACGGAAGCGTCGTAGGCCCCCTGCGCGATGCCCAGGGCCTGGGCCGCGATGCCGATGCGGCCGCCGTTCAGGATGGACAGCGCGATGTTCAGTCCCCGGCCTTCCTCGCCCAACAAATTAGTCTGCGGCACGCGGCAATCCTCGAATAGCAACTCGCTGGTGTCCGAGCCCCGGATGCCGAGTTTCTGCTCCTGGCGGCCGACGGTGAATCCGGGGGTTCCTTTCTCCACGAGGACCATGCTGAGGCCGCGATGGCCCGTGCCGGGGGCGGTGGTCACCAGCACGAGGAGGTAGTCGGCGAAACCGCCGTTGGTCACGAAGTGTTTCTTGCCGTTGATGACGTATTCCGTGTCGTCCTTCAGCGCCGATGTGACCGTCGAGCCGACGTCTGTCCCGGCGCCGGGCTCGGTCAGCGCGAGGCAGGCCTGCGCTTCGCCGCGTCCCAGGGGCGGCAGATATGCCTTCTTCTGGTCTTCGGTTCCGAAGGCGAAGACGCCGTCGGCGAAAAGGGAGTTGTTCACCGAGACGCATACCCCGGTCGACGCGCACACCCTCGAGAACTCCTCCACGGCCAGCACGTAGCTGAGCGTATCCAGGCCCGCGCCGCCATACGTCTCGGGAACCATCATGGCCATGAAACCCATCTCGCCGAGTTCCCGGATCGTATCGTAATGCACGGTTTCGCGCTCGTCGATGTCCCGGGCGTGGGGCTTCAGTTTCTCCTCGGCGATCCGGCGGGCAGTGTCCCGCATCATGGCCTGGTCGCCGCTCAAGGCGAATTCCATCGGTCCCCCCTCTTCAGTTCACGCCGAGCATCCGGACCGCGGTGACCGCCATGACCTCGCAGCTCCGGACGAGATGCTCGATCTCACAGTATTCATCGGGCTGGTGGGCGAGATGGAGCAGTCCGGGGCCATAGGCGATGCACTGCTTCACCCGTCCCGTGTTATGGACGTGCTTGTGATCGTAGGTGCCGGGGCTGGCCACGAATTCCGCGGGCGCGCCGTTCAGATCCTCTATCGCGCGGGCGGCCGTACCGACCAGCTCGGCCTTCGGGTCGGTCTCGACCGGACGAACGTTCATCAGGTCGGTGAGCTCCGCTTTGAAATTGGGGTCTTCCGCGGCCAGATGGGCAATCATGGCCTGGATTTCTCCTTTGACGTCGTCGAAGGACTCCTCTTTCAGATAACGCCGGTCGAAGATGGCGGAGCACCGGTCGGCCACGCAGGGCGAGCCCACGTTCCCGTCCGTCTGTCCGCCGGTTATTCCGTTCACGTTGATCGTGGCCCGGCGCGCTTCCGGCGGGTCCACGGGCATGTCCGTTATCCGGGCGCGAAGGGCCGGCGCGAGTTCCGACGAGACCTGGCTCAGGAAACGTTCCATATGGCTGATGGCGCTGACGCCCAGAAAGGGCATGCTGCCGTGGGCGGTACGGCCGATGGTGTCGACCCGGAACCAGTAGACCCCGCGGTGGCCCAGGCAGATGCGTCCCGGTCCGAAGGGTTCCGGGATGATCACGTACGAGGTCCGTTCCGGGGAAATCAAGCCTTCACGGGCAAGGTAGTCCATGCCGGCGAACCCGCCCGTTTCCTCGTCGACCGTCGCGCTGAACTCGAGACTGCCGCGCAAGGAGATGCCCGCCTCCCGTACCGCGGCCGCCGCGAAGAGCGCCGCGGCGATGCCGCCCTTCATGTCGCACGCGCCGCGGCCGTATATCCTGCCGTCCTTCACTTCGCCGCCGAAGGGATCGACCGTCCAGTGTTCGCCCGGCGGAACCACGTCGGTGTGGCCGTTGAAATGCAGCGTGGGCATCGGCGACCGGCCGGGAAGCCGGCCCACCACGTTGACCCGGGGGTATTCATCGGAATGGTCCGGATGGCCGGCGGCGGTCACGTACCGGGTTTCGTAACCCAGTGCGCTCAACCGGTCGCCCACGAGCCGGGCGCAGTCCGGGTATCCGTCACCCGGCGGATTCACGGAGGGAATGCGGATCATCTCCCGCAAAAACCCGATCATGTCGTCGCGGAGGACGCGTACCTGTTCCACGATGCGCTGTTCGAGCGGGGTTATCATGGGCTTGCGGGGGAGGCCGGGTTCGGGGGCGCCGGGTCAGCCGGCGTCCTCCATCTCGTCGTAGAATCTGGCCATGCTGCCCCTTTCCTTCGCCGCGTTGAACCGCATGCCCGACCGGGGATGCTGGTTCATCAGCCCCGTGATCATGTAGGGAATGTCGAACCCCCACATCAGTTCGGCCCGCATCGGCTCGACGTGGTACTGTATGCAGTCCAGCAGCGGACGCAGGCGGAACTTCGGGTTGTGCAGGAATCCGACGATCAGTTCCATGGGGCAGTTGCCGGCGCCGCGGCCGAGACCGGCGAGGCTGGCGTCCAGGTAGTTCGCCCCGCGGATCAGCGCCTGTATCGTGTTTGCAAAGGCCAGTTGCTGGTTGTTGTGGGCGTGGATGCCCACCTCCTTGTCGGTGGATTGAAGGGCGTTCAGGAACTTGTCCACGAGCGCTTCGATCTGTTCGCTGTACAGGGCGCCGAAGCTGTCCACCACGTAGATGGCGTCCACGGGCGATTCGACGAGCATGGAGAGTGCCTCGTCCATTTCGCTTTCCGGAACCGTCGACGCCGCCATGAGGTTCAACGTGGCCTCGTAGCCCTTGTCGTGGGCGTCCTGGATCATGTCCAGCGCCAGGGGTATCTGGTGGATGTAGGTGGCGATCCGGATCATGTCCAGCACGCTGTCCTCGGCCGGCAGGATATCGGTCTTGTAGTCCGATTTCTCCGCGTCGGCCATCGCCGCCAGTTTTACAGGCGAGTCATTATCACCCACGACGCCGCGGATGTCCTCCTCGGCGCAGAACTTCCAGGGTCCGTGTTCGTCGGGGGAGAAGATCTGCCGCGAGTTGATGTACCCGATTTCCATGTAGTCGATCCCACCGGCGACACAGGCCTGGTAGACCGCCTTGACGGTATCCGCGTCGAAACGGTGGTCGTTCATCAGGCCGCCGTCCCGAATGGTGCAGT
It encodes:
- a CDS encoding acyl-CoA dehydrogenase — translated: MEFALSGDQAMMRDTARRIAEEKLKPHARDIDERETVHYDTIRELGEMGFMAMMVPETYGGAGLDTLSYVLAVEEFSRVCASTGVCVSVNNSLFADGVFAFGTEDQKKAYLPPLGRGEAQACLALTEPGAGTDVGSTVTSALKDDTEYVINGKKHFVTNGGFADYLLVLVTTAPGTGHRGLSMVLVEKGTPGFTVGRQEQKLGIRGSDTSELLFEDCRVPQTNLLGEEGRGLNIALSILNGGRIGIAAQALGIAQGAYDASVRYAKERTQFGKPIAEFQAIAFKLAEMATELEAARLLTYRAAWLKDAGQDYITASSMAKLYASEASIRITNEAIQIHGGYGYIRDFDVERFYRDARITTLYEGTSEAQKIVISRNILKSDGAGS
- a CDS encoding aldolase catalytic domain-containing protein, with the translated sequence MDQSALNEAPTRKWLTYRPEIKLIDCTIRDGGLMNDHRFDADTVKAVYQACVAGGIDYMEIGYINSRQIFSPDEHGPWKFCAEEDIRGVVGDNDSPVKLAAMADAEKSDYKTDILPAEDSVLDMIRIATYIHQIPLALDMIQDAHDKGYEATLNLMAASTVPESEMDEALSMLVESPVDAIYVVDSFGALYSEQIEALVDKFLNALQSTDKEVGIHAHNNQQLAFANTIQALIRGANYLDASLAGLGRGAGNCPMELIVGFLHNPKFRLRPLLDCIQYHVEPMRAELMWGFDIPYMITGLMNQHPRSGMRFNAAKERGSMARFYDEMEDAG
- a CDS encoding acetylornithine deacetylase/succinyl-diaminopimelate desuccinylase family protein, encoding MITPLEQRIVEQVRVLRDDMIGFLREMIRIPSVNPPGDGYPDCARLVGDRLSALGYETRYVTAAGHPDHSDEYPRVNVVGRLPGRSPMPTLHFNGHTDVVPPGEHWTVDPFGGEVKDGRIYGRGACDMKGGIAAALFAAAAVREAGISLRGSLEFSATVDEETGGFAGMDYLAREGLISPERTSYVIIPEPFGPGRICLGHRGVYWFRVDTIGRTAHGSMPFLGVSAISHMERFLSQVSSELAPALRARITDMPVDPPEARRATINVNGITGGQTDGNVGSPCVADRCSAIFDRRYLKEESFDDVKGEIQAMIAHLAAEDPNFKAELTDLMNVRPVETDPKAELVGTAARAIEDLNGAPAEFVASPGTYDHKHVHNTGRVKQCIAYGPGLLHLAHQPDEYCEIEHLVRSCEVMAVTAVRMLGVN
- a CDS encoding toprim domain-containing protein; its protein translation is MYIGRLGSGSDPEDGIYVLLKEVIDNAVDEFIMGHGRQIDVSIEDNRVRVRDFGRGIPLGKVVECTSIINTGAKYNDEVFQFSVGLNGVGAKAVNALSVDFRVVAYRDGRYAEAVYERGQLQGQNEGAADEPDGTFVEFLPDEEIFGEYAFQPDYVERRMWNYACLNSGLRLVFNKKRFVSRYGLLDFLKAEVGENVLYEPSYHKSQYIEFSFTHTTNYGETLFSFVNGQYTADGGSHQSAFREGILKGVNEYFKKSYGGVDVRESIAGAIAIKLKEPIFESQTKNKLGNTEIRGWLVSEIRSAVVDFLHKNQESAQRIQEKITQNERLRKELNAVKKEAREAARRIAIKIPNFKDCKYHYDHAKFGEDSSIFITEGPSAAGSMVSARDPLTQAIFGLKGVPLNVFSRTRAAIYKNEELYNLMMALGIEEGLSNLRFNKVIIATDADYDGYHIRNLLMTFFLSYFEEMVLAGHVHILETPLFRVRNTKETVYCYSEKERNAALDRIRGAEVTRFKGLGEISPGEFGQFIGADMRLVKVNVRSIHSIPETLTFYMGKNTPERRDYIVENLLDEV